Proteins encoded within one genomic window of Humulus lupulus chromosome 1, drHumLupu1.1, whole genome shotgun sequence:
- the LOC133799010 gene encoding probable LRR receptor-like serine/threonine-protein kinase At2g16250 has protein sequence MVDPRRTVTFLAFSFFLLLSLIEPTFQQQPSSPRSSTSELSALLQLRSSLGLRSKDWPRKVDPCVFWNGIKCANGRVVEINISGFKRTRLGRQNPQFSVQGLTNLTLLTTFNASNFLLPGSMPNWFGDRLPALQVLDLRSCSVFGSIPYSLGNLTTLTSLFLSRNNLTGIVPASLGQLSRLTALDLSQNLLTGSIPSSFASLKNLSLLDISSNSLLGSIPLGIGTLFELRVLNLSTNNLSSLIPAQLGDLASLVDLDLSFNSLSGSLPLDLRGLRSLRRMILGNNFLGGSLPNNLFPTPIRLEFVVLSRNSFTGSLPNVLWSAPELRFLDVSSNNFSGLLPNSSLNANATAAVLNVSQNLFYGGLTPGLRRFSSVDLSWNYLEGEVLNTPANASIESNCFQNLSNQRTVSDCESFYAEKGLRYEPPSSAQPPAIPETRKKSNNRMKVIILAAVLGGVGLILLLAIFSVLVLFCVRKRGNTTQRGVGVGPVPTSSTPPTGASVNYSSVGDAFTYQQLLQATGDFSDSNLIKNGHSGDVFRGVLESGIPVVIKKIDLPTVKKETHMVELDFFSKVSHARFVPFLGHCLENENENEKFLVYKYLPNGDLSSSLFKKTNTEDGLQSLDWITRLKIALGAAEGLSYLHHECNPPLVHRDVQASSILLDDKFEVRLGSLSEVCTQEGDTHHSKITRLLRLPQSSEQGASGTATAMCAYDVYCFGKVLLELVTGKLGISASGDGQVKEWLDQTLPCISIYDKELVTKIVDPSLIVDDDLLEEVWAMAVVARSCLNPKPSRRPLMRYILKALENPLKVVREENSGSARLRTTSSRGSWNAALFGSWRSMSDVTVIPAASSTKVEVGSGLKHSGTTGSQGSGQNGGGDHSSSYRRHSREIFPEPSSVQDVERADRD, from the exons ATGGTGGATCCGCGGAGAACAGTAACCTTCTTGGCCTTCTCGTTCTTCTTGTTACTGTCTCTAATTGAGCCCACATTTCAGCAGCAGCCGAGTTCGCCCCGGAGTTCAACCTCTGAGCTATCCGCTTTGCTCCAACTCAGATCATCTTTGGGGTTGAGAAGCAAAGACTGGCCCAGGAAAGTCGACCCTTGCGTTTTCTGGAATGGTATCAAATGCGCGAATGGCAGAGTTGTGGAGATTAACATTTCTGGGTTCAAAAGAACACGGCTCGGCCGCCAAAACCCACAATTCTCGGTCCAAGGTTTGACCAATTTAACGTTATTAACGACCTTTAACGCCTCAAATTTCTTGCTCCCGGGGTCGATGCCGAACTGGTTCGGTGACCGGTTACCGGCGCTCCAAGTGCTTGATCTCCGGTCTTGCTCCGTATTTGGCTCGATTCCTTATAGCCTTGGAAACTTGACCACTCTAACTAGTCTCTTTCTGTCTCGTAATAACCTTACTGGGATTGTTCCCGCTAGTTTGGGCCAGTTGTCTCGGCTCACGGCTCTTGATCTTTCTCAGAATTTGCTTACTGGATCTATTCCTTCTTCTTTTGCCAGTCTTAAGAACCTTTCTCTTCTTGATATCTCCTCCAATTCCTTACTTGGGTCCATTCCTCTGGGCATTGGGACCCTGTTTGAGCTGCGAGTTTTGAATCTTTCGACCAATAACTTGTCTTCTTTGATACCTGCTCAGCTTGGGGACCTTGCCAGCTTGGTTGACCTTGATCTCAGCTTCAATTCTTTGTCGGGTTCTTTGCCTTTGGATTTGAGAGGGTTAAGAAGTTTGCGGAGAATGATACTTGGGAACAATTTCCTTGGCGGGTCATTGCCAAATAATCTGTTTCCTACCCCAATTCGGTTGGAGTTCGTTGTTCTTAGTCGCAATAGCTTCACTGGTTCCCTCCCTAATGTGCTTTGGTCAGCGCCTGAATTGCGTTTTCTTGATGTCTCAAGCAATAACTTCAGTGGTCTGTTGCCTAATTCGAGCTTGAACGCTAATGCTACTGCTGCAGTACTTAATGTTTCCCAGAATTTGTTTTATGGTGGTCTAACGCCAGGACTTAGAAGGTTCAGCTCTGTTGATCTGTCCTGGAACTATTTGGAAGGCGAGGTTTTGAACACACCTGCTAATGCATCTATTGAAAGCAATTGCTTCCAGAATTTGAGTAATCAAAGAACTGTTTCAGACTGTGAATCATTCTACGCAGAGAAGGGTCTGCGTTATGAACCGCCGAGTTCTGCTCAACCTCCTGCTATACCTGAGACTCGTAAGAAGAGCAATAACAGGATGAAGGTGATTATTCTGGCAGCGGTTCTTGGTGGGGTTGGTCTTATTTTGCTTCTAGCTATATTTTCTGTGTTAGTTCTCTTTTGTGTCCGTAAGAGAGGTAATACTACGCAAAGAGGAGTCGGTGTTGGGCCAGTTCCCACCAGCAGCACCCCACCTACTGGAGCATCAGTTAACTATTCGAGCGTAGGAGATGCTTTTACCTACCAGCAACTTCTCCAAGCCACAGGTGACTTCAGTGATTCAAACCTCATAAAGAATGGCCACTCAGGAGATGTCTTTAGAGGTGTACTGGAAAGTGGAATACCTGTGGTAATCAAAAAGATTGATTTGCCCACAGTTAAGAAGGAGACTCACATGGTTGAATTGGATTTCTTCAGTAAAGTTTCACATGCGAGATTTGTTCCCTTTTTGGGACACTGCTTAGAAAATGAGAATGAGAATGAGAAGTTCTTGGTTTACAAGTATTTGCCAAATGGGGACTTGTCAAGTTCCTTATTCAAGAAAACCAATACAGAAGACGGTTTACAGTCATTAGATTGGATCACGAGATTAAAAATTGCATTAGGAGCTGCTGAGGGCCTCTCTTATCTGCACCACGAATGCAATCCACCACTTGTGCACAG AGATGTGCAAGCAAGTAGTATACTTCTTGATGATAAATTTGAAGTCCGGCTTGGGAGCCTGAGTGAGGTTTGCACTCAAGAAGGAGATACTCATCATAGCAAGATCACCAGGTTGCTGCGTTTGCCACA GTCTTCTGAGCAAGGTGCTTCTG GTACAGCAACAGCAATGTGTGCATATGATGTTTACTGCTTTGGAAAGGTCTTACTCGAGTTGGTAACTGGCAAATTGGGCATTAGTGCTTCTGGTGATGGCCAAGTGAAGGAATGGTTAGATCAAACACTACCTTGCATCAGTATATATGACAAGGAACTTGTGACAAAAATAGTGGATCCGTCTTTAATAGTTGATGATGACCTACTGGAGGAAGTATGGGCAATGGCTGTTGTTGCACGGTCCTGTCTAAATCCAAAGCCTTCAAGGCGTCCCCTAATGAGATACATTCTCAAGGCTCTAGAGAACCCTTTGAAGGTTGTAAGAGAAGAAAATTCAGGCTCCGCGAGACTCAGAACTACCTCATCTAGAGGGTCGTGGAATGCTGCATTGTTTGGTAGTTGGCGTAGCATGTCGGATGTAACAGTCATTCCGGCGGCATCCTCAACCAAAGTGGAAGTAGGGAGTGGTTTGAAACATTCAGGAACGACGGGTTCTCAGGGAAGTGGGCAAAACGGTGGGGGTGATCATTCGTCCTCGTATAGACGGCATTCTAGGGAGATATTCCCTGAACCATCTAGTGTACAAGATGTAGAAAGAGCGGATCGGGACTAG